A genomic segment from Candidatus Binataceae bacterium encodes:
- a CDS encoding TIGR03618 family F420-dependent PPOX class oxidoreductase, giving the protein MTRREIERMLKEPHVAVVAVTAPDGAPHAVPTWYEYRGGEVVFHTEASAFKHKCLLHDPRVTLVVDTKKPPYRCVILKGRATMSEGVDDARIRRMAVAYMGKRAGEAYARELKGERIVIVRLKPSRTISWDYSRETP; this is encoded by the coding sequence ATGACGCGGCGCGAAATCGAGCGGATGCTGAAGGAGCCGCACGTCGCGGTGGTCGCGGTCACCGCGCCCGACGGCGCCCCGCATGCGGTACCGACCTGGTACGAATATCGCGGCGGCGAGGTCGTCTTTCATACTGAGGCGAGCGCCTTCAAGCATAAGTGCCTGCTGCACGACCCGCGTGTCACGCTGGTCGTCGATACCAAGAAGCCGCCGTACCGATGCGTGATCCTCAAGGGGCGGGCCACGATGAGCGAGGGCGTCGACGACGCGCGCATCCGACGGATGGCGGTGGCGTACATGGGCAAGCGCGCCGGCGAGGCCTACGCGCGCGAGCTCAAGGGCGAGCGAATCGTGATCGTGCGGCTTAAGCCGTCACGTACGATCTCGTGGGATTACAGCAGGGAAACTCCTTAG
- a CDS encoding enoyl-CoA hydratase-related protein yields the protein MGSDLVLYDSGERIATITLNRPDRLNALSNALVAELRDALIHFQGGDDRVAVLTGAGERAFSAGADLRDPPRDPELWECMPGVGVPLTKPIVAAVAGHCVGGACCLVEFSTLAVAADNADFSYPEAQLGFCGGLIAGLAVRIPYKVAMELMLTGAHMKAQRAYEVGMVNAVVPVKRLMESAREYARKLADSAPLVLGLLETFTRDMLLPRGPSELQALARRQLMRVARSEDAKEGGRAFAEKRKPRFTGR from the coding sequence ATGGGCAGCGACCTAGTCCTCTATGACTCCGGCGAGCGGATTGCGACCATCACGCTCAACCGCCCCGACAGGCTCAACGCGCTTTCCAACGCCCTGGTGGCCGAGCTGCGCGACGCGCTGATTCACTTCCAGGGCGGCGACGACCGCGTCGCGGTGCTGACCGGCGCGGGCGAGCGCGCGTTCTCGGCCGGCGCTGACCTGCGCGATCCGCCGCGCGATCCGGAGCTGTGGGAGTGCATGCCGGGCGTGGGGGTGCCGCTCACCAAGCCGATCGTCGCGGCGGTCGCTGGCCATTGCGTCGGCGGCGCGTGCTGCCTGGTCGAATTCTCGACTCTCGCCGTCGCCGCGGACAACGCCGACTTCTCCTATCCCGAGGCGCAGCTTGGCTTCTGCGGCGGGCTCATTGCCGGCCTCGCCGTACGCATCCCGTACAAGGTCGCGATGGAGCTGATGCTGACCGGGGCGCACATGAAGGCGCAGCGCGCCTACGAGGTCGGGATGGTCAACGCGGTGGTGCCGGTCAAGCGTCTGATGGAGTCCGCGCGCGAGTATGCGCGCAAGCTTGCCGACAGCGCGCCGCTGGTGCTCGGCCTGCTTGAGACGTTCACCCGCGATATGCTGCTGCCGCGCGGGCCGTCGGAGTTGCAGGCGCTTGCGCGGCGCCAGTTGATGCGGGTTGCGCGCTCGGAGGATGCGAAGGAGGGCGGGCGTGCGTTCGCCGAGAAGCGCAAGCCGCGCTTCACCGGCCGCTAG
- a CDS encoding RidA family protein, whose amino-acid sequence MAQGFNPSGLKAPFGAFSHAAWAPAGRTLHISGQVATDDEGRVVGEGDMRAQTEQTLRNIATVLRAAGATFDDIVAITVFVTDMKQLGAIHEVRRRYFKPPYPASTLVEVKSLVDPRLMIEINAIAVVAG is encoded by the coding sequence ATGGCGCAAGGCTTCAATCCCAGTGGTTTGAAGGCCCCCTTCGGCGCGTTCTCACATGCGGCGTGGGCGCCCGCCGGCCGCACGCTCCATATCTCGGGCCAGGTGGCGACTGACGACGAGGGCAGGGTGGTGGGCGAGGGCGACATGCGCGCGCAGACCGAGCAGACCCTGCGCAATATCGCAACCGTGCTGCGCGCCGCGGGCGCGACCTTCGACGACATTGTTGCGATCACGGTTTTCGTCACCGATATGAAGCAGCTCGGTGCGATCCACGAAGTTCGCCGCAGGTATTTCAAGCCGCCGTACCCGGCGAGCACGCTGGTCGAGGTCAAGTCGCTGGTCGATCCGCGCCTGATGATCGAGATAAACGCGATCGCGGTGGTCGCTGGCTGA